A single Anatilimnocola floriformis DNA region contains:
- a CDS encoding ABC transporter permease yields MNSVGQSGSGRYRWFTTEVALLIAIALVVSFTALADNKHTYYKRPGPSLQLVAYRASTLGILALGVSVVIIAGGIDLSGGSTIAFSATVCASVYTLLAPNELPLGASAGLLPVGAAIFASLLAGILIGNLHTWLITAIRLPPFIATLATLVGLRSLAHALCEYVNELKGRSGSKLYVNDGFFYYLRDNVWVPVTVFLVLALFTWFVLRRTVLGRHFYALGGNEQATRLSGIRTENLKWAAYCFSAFTGGLAAIFYLADVSSVDPITLARGYELNAIAAAVVGGCSLAGGVGTVSGTVLGVIFLRVVIDAVAKIIKTNSDVWEGFIVGSVVVLAVTLTQIRQLLANGGQLFAGLRGLCAIPTLALTSGIVAMITLGTRTGLIVGGATLLLLVGVKIAEVRSVFARTPRN; encoded by the coding sequence ATGAATTCAGTCGGTCAATCTGGCTCCGGCCGTTATCGCTGGTTTACAACCGAAGTCGCGTTGCTGATTGCAATCGCGCTGGTTGTTTCGTTTACCGCGCTCGCCGACAACAAGCACACCTACTACAAGCGACCTGGGCCGAGCTTGCAATTGGTCGCTTACCGCGCGTCGACCTTGGGCATTCTTGCCCTCGGTGTGTCGGTGGTGATTATTGCCGGCGGCATCGACCTTTCGGGCGGTTCCACGATTGCCTTCTCCGCCACCGTCTGCGCGAGCGTCTACACCTTGCTGGCCCCCAACGAATTGCCACTGGGAGCTTCGGCGGGTTTGCTGCCGGTGGGGGCGGCGATATTTGCCAGTCTGCTCGCCGGAATATTGATTGGCAATTTGCACACGTGGTTGATCACGGCCATTCGTTTGCCACCGTTTATTGCGACGCTGGCCACGCTCGTGGGCCTGCGCAGTTTGGCGCACGCGCTGTGTGAGTATGTCAACGAATTGAAAGGCCGGAGCGGATCGAAGCTCTATGTCAACGACGGCTTCTTCTACTACCTGCGTGATAATGTCTGGGTGCCGGTCACGGTCTTTCTGGTCCTTGCTCTGTTCACCTGGTTTGTGTTGCGGCGCACCGTTTTGGGCCGACACTTTTACGCTCTCGGCGGCAATGAGCAGGCCACTCGGCTCAGTGGCATCCGCACCGAGAACCTCAAATGGGCCGCTTATTGTTTTAGTGCCTTCACTGGCGGACTGGCGGCTATTTTCTATCTGGCCGACGTCAGCTCGGTGGATCCAATCACTCTGGCCCGTGGCTATGAACTGAACGCGATTGCGGCAGCCGTCGTTGGCGGCTGTTCGCTCGCGGGCGGCGTGGGCACTGTTTCCGGAACTGTGCTCGGCGTGATATTTCTCCGCGTCGTCATCGACGCCGTTGCCAAAATCATCAAGACCAACAGCGATGTTTGGGAAGGTTTCATCGTCGGCAGCGTCGTGGTGCTGGCCGTGACGTTGACGCAGATCCGGCAATTGCTCGCCAACGGCGGACAGTTGTTTGCTGGGCTGCGAGGGTTGTGCGCCATTCCCACGTTGGCCCTTACCAGTGGAATTGTCGCCATGATCACGCTGGGCACACGCACCGGTCTGATTGTGGGCGG
- a CDS encoding S1C family serine protease, with product MNRHTSIVAVVAMLFGAVVATLWQHTENRPTLVAQEGLPGLPPPPGVRAPPPRVPALQPPINQFNAPPMQGGPPPVIVANDPLADLTPEERVNIAVYEKCNRHVVHITTKSARAELLILEVPTEGTGSGSVLDKNGHILTNYHVVEGANEIKVTLYDNETYTAKLIGHDAPNDIAVLKIAAPVDSLNPVEFGDSARLKVGQQIYAIGNPFGLERTMTTGIISSLNRSLPSKSGRTMKSIIQIDAALNRGNSGGPLLDSRGRLIGMNTAIASSTGENTGVGFAIPSDTIGRVVTQLVANGKVVRPETGITRVYQSDLGLVIATLQPGGPAERAGFRGYRIVREQKRRGPFTYEERTIDRTQADMIVAVDGEKVVTADEFLGRIERHLPGEQAILTVIRADRRVDIPILLGAGE from the coding sequence ATGAACCGTCACACTTCCATCGTTGCCGTCGTCGCCATGCTCTTCGGAGCCGTGGTCGCCACGCTCTGGCAACACACCGAAAACCGCCCCACCCTGGTCGCGCAAGAAGGGCTTCCCGGCCTGCCGCCTCCTCCCGGTGTCCGCGCTCCTCCACCGCGCGTGCCTGCGCTGCAACCGCCCATCAATCAGTTCAATGCGCCGCCGATGCAGGGCGGTCCGCCGCCGGTGATCGTCGCCAACGATCCGCTCGCCGACCTTACGCCCGAAGAACGCGTGAACATTGCCGTCTACGAAAAGTGCAATCGCCACGTCGTTCACATCACCACCAAGAGCGCGCGCGCCGAACTCCTTATTCTGGAAGTCCCCACGGAGGGAACCGGCAGCGGCTCGGTGCTTGATAAGAACGGCCACATTCTCACCAACTACCATGTCGTCGAAGGTGCGAACGAAATCAAAGTCACGCTCTACGATAACGAGACCTACACCGCCAAGCTCATCGGCCACGACGCACCAAATGACATCGCCGTGCTGAAGATCGCGGCGCCGGTCGACTCGCTCAATCCGGTCGAGTTCGGCGACTCGGCCCGACTGAAGGTTGGCCAGCAGATCTATGCCATCGGCAATCCCTTCGGCCTCGAACGCACGATGACGACCGGCATTATCAGCAGTCTCAATCGCTCGCTGCCGTCGAAGAGTGGCCGCACCATGAAATCGATCATTCAGATCGACGCCGCCCTCAACCGCGGCAATTCCGGCGGCCCGCTGCTCGATAGCCGCGGCCGACTCATCGGCATGAACACTGCCATCGCCAGCAGCACCGGCGAAAACACCGGCGTCGGCTTTGCGATCCCCTCCGACACCATCGGCCGAGTCGTGACGCAGCTCGTCGCCAACGGCAAAGTGGTCCGCCCCGAAACGGGCATCACGCGGGTTTATCAATCCGACCTGGGCCTGGTCATTGCCACGCTGCAACCCGGCGGACCTGCCGAGCGCGCCGGCTTCCGCGGCTACCGAATCGTCCGCGAACAAAAACGCCGCGGCCCGTTCACCTATGAAGAACGAACGATCGACCGCACCCAAGCCGACATGATCGTGGCCGTCGACGGCGAAAAAGTCGTCACCGCCGACGAATTCCTCGGCCGCATCGAGCGCCACCTTCCCGGCGAGCAAGCCATTCTGACCGTTATCCGCGCCGACCGCCGCGTCGACATTCCGATCCTTCTCGGCGCGGGCGAATAG
- the csrA gene encoding carbon storage regulator CsrA, translating to MLVVSRHRDESIMIGNDIVITIVDIRGDKVRLGIQAPADVAVHRQEVYEAIMRHNQTLPPAEPEKS from the coding sequence ATGCTGGTAGTGTCACGACATCGCGACGAGAGCATCATGATCGGCAACGACATCGTGATTACGATCGTCGATATCCGCGGCGATAAGGTGCGCCTCGGCATACAGGCCCCTGCTGACGTGGCCGTTCATCGGCAAGAAGTTTACGAAGCCATCATGCGGCACAATCAAACGCTGCCGCCTGCTGAGCCCGAGAAATCGTAA
- a CDS encoding toxin-antitoxin system HicB family antitoxin, with protein sequence MELTAVSPTPTTTTATTPEERLQTATRIADKMFQQQPDWITFFREVLGVDGLVRKLFTTPEELAEFEKTAQYAEIQAMVARLREKSGAAAEGKEPTRVITVRLPKSLHESLRAEAHDRKTSMNQLCISKLLQVIDEQMVVSE encoded by the coding sequence ATGGAATTGACCGCTGTTTCGCCCACCCCCACCACCACTACTGCCACCACGCCCGAAGAACGCCTGCAAACCGCCACGCGGATCGCAGACAAGATGTTCCAGCAGCAGCCTGACTGGATCACATTCTTCCGCGAGGTCCTGGGCGTTGACGGCCTGGTCCGCAAGCTCTTTACCACGCCGGAAGAGCTCGCCGAATTCGAGAAGACCGCCCAGTACGCCGAAATCCAAGCGATGGTCGCTCGACTCCGCGAAAAGTCGGGTGCTGCCGCCGAAGGCAAAGAACCGACCCGCGTGATCACGGTTCGCCTGCCCAAGAGCTTGCATGAATCGCTCCGCGCCGAAGCTCACGATCGCAAGACCAGCATGAACCAACTCTGCATCAGCAAGCTGCTGCAGGTCATCGACGAACAAATGGTCGTCAGCGAGTAA
- a CDS encoding serine/threonine protein kinase, whose amino-acid sequence MPSLLRGPARVSSPLPAVSGYELVRLLSSGNWFQLFQARAAGQGSAADYVIKRLRDNGGMPRAILLREAQVTNSVSHENLVSLLGEGLGETTPYIVLPFLPGMSLEQARQSPGQTSVPQALWYIRQVAAALAELHAAGWIHSDLKPSNIIASETGHATLIDLGLARRLGTAECHADRWLAGDANYLAPEVFQPNRELTGAADIYPLGLVLLRLLQGAKGNPQEPVELRRTLSDLRSYRPDVSRDVAHLLGRMLAQEPLRRPAANELVEIISRLEIESLMQW is encoded by the coding sequence ATGCCTTCGCTGTTGCGTGGCCCCGCGCGCGTTTCGTCGCCGTTGCCGGCCGTTTCCGGATATGAATTGGTGCGACTCCTGTCGTCGGGCAACTGGTTTCAGCTGTTTCAAGCTCGGGCCGCAGGACAGGGCTCGGCGGCAGACTATGTTATTAAGCGTCTCCGCGACAACGGCGGCATGCCGCGAGCAATCTTGCTGCGCGAAGCGCAGGTCACAAACTCTGTTTCGCACGAAAATCTCGTCAGTTTGCTGGGTGAGGGGCTTGGCGAAACTACTCCTTATATTGTGCTGCCGTTTCTGCCTGGCATGAGCTTGGAGCAGGCGCGGCAATCTCCTGGCCAAACCTCGGTGCCGCAAGCCCTGTGGTATATCCGCCAGGTTGCCGCCGCATTGGCAGAGCTGCATGCCGCGGGGTGGATCCATTCTGACCTGAAACCGTCGAACATCATCGCTTCGGAAACAGGGCACGCCACGCTCATCGACCTTGGCCTGGCCCGCCGCCTGGGCACGGCCGAATGCCATGCCGATCGCTGGCTGGCGGGAGATGCCAATTACCTGGCCCCGGAAGTTTTTCAGCCCAATCGGGAATTAACTGGCGCCGCCGATATCTATCCGCTGGGCTTGGTGCTGCTGCGATTGCTGCAAGGAGCCAAGGGCAACCCGCAAGAGCCAGTCGAACTCCGTCGCACGCTCAGCGACCTGAGAAGTTACCGGCCGGACGTTTCGCGCGACGTGGCCCACTTGCTGGGAAGAATGCTAGCCCAGGAACCTTTGCGGCGGCCTGCTGCGAACGAACTCGTAGAGATTATCTCGCGACTCGAGATCGAGTCGCTGATGCAGTGGTGA
- a CDS encoding substrate-binding domain-containing protein: MLSKMLRSGVALLAVTLLLFAACNSSDDKSATKRFVFLINVPNPYWDACKAGLVAGEKEFDLAGSGLSVSMESNDGTASGQIDKLKQFGTQTDIVGVALTVTEPDNQAIIEQLKKLQSQGIKVITVDNDVNRTKYRDARPYYIGTNNFEAGKLLGTVTKTLLNERKVEKGAYVQFAGLTDSDNARNRMDGVKAGLGSDFTERDRMADDTDLGRANDNVSNALTNHDDLVALVGIWAYNGPAISTIAKQRDARKNLTLVTFDADKNSILAMAGGNLDAMCVQNPYEMGRLSVRLLKAMHTKDQATIDELFPNFGKDPDGDLYTTPLKLVYPDEGSPLKAVAEKAAAEPAGPYKGLEFMPLSTLKDWLKKYGLPSS, translated from the coding sequence ATGCTAAGCAAGATGCTCCGTTCGGGTGTCGCACTTTTGGCGGTCACCCTTCTCTTATTCGCGGCGTGCAATTCTTCGGACGACAAATCGGCAACCAAGCGATTTGTCTTCTTGATCAACGTGCCGAATCCCTACTGGGATGCATGCAAGGCTGGACTAGTGGCCGGAGAAAAAGAGTTCGACCTGGCCGGGTCAGGGCTCAGCGTTTCGATGGAATCGAACGACGGCACGGCGTCGGGGCAGATCGACAAGCTCAAGCAGTTTGGCACGCAGACCGACATCGTGGGTGTCGCGCTGACGGTGACCGAGCCCGACAACCAAGCGATCATCGAGCAACTGAAAAAGTTGCAGTCGCAAGGAATTAAAGTCATCACGGTCGACAACGACGTGAACCGGACCAAGTATCGCGACGCCCGTCCTTATTACATTGGCACCAACAACTTTGAAGCTGGCAAGTTGCTCGGCACGGTGACCAAGACCCTGCTGAACGAACGCAAGGTTGAAAAGGGCGCCTACGTCCAATTCGCTGGTCTCACCGATAGCGACAACGCTCGCAACCGCATGGACGGCGTGAAGGCCGGCCTCGGGAGTGATTTCACCGAACGCGATCGGATGGCCGACGATACCGACCTGGGCCGCGCGAACGACAACGTCTCGAATGCGTTGACCAATCACGACGATCTGGTCGCGCTGGTCGGCATCTGGGCTTACAACGGCCCGGCCATCAGCACGATTGCCAAGCAACGCGATGCCCGGAAGAACTTGACGCTCGTCACGTTCGACGCCGACAAGAACTCGATTCTCGCGATGGCTGGCGGCAATCTCGATGCGATGTGCGTGCAAAATCCTTATGAGATGGGCCGGCTTTCGGTTCGTCTCCTCAAGGCGATGCACACCAAAGATCAAGCCACCATCGATGAGCTGTTTCCCAACTTCGGCAAAGATCCCGACGGCGATCTTTACACCACTCCTTTGAAGTTGGTCTATCCCGACGAAGGCTCGCCGCTGAAAGCCGTTGCCGAAAAGGCCGCTGCAGAACCGGCGGGGCCCTACAAGGGCTTGGAGTTTATGCCGCTGTCTACTCTGAAGGATTGGCTCAAGAAGTACGGCCTACCCAGCTCATGA